One region of Cryptosporidium parvum Iowa II chromosome 4, whole genome shotgun sequence genomic DNA includes:
- a CDS encoding B-box zinc finger domain containing protein has translation RNRTTKTLLTMFEEKVFDIIPELIDDAFVLTRCEYMIQLSYYTPDLHVTRGWSLITKEQRERFNKYASNLGGHVIQCIYELSELPNNQNFDNIFGENKITVNSKNMVFKSGALPPPKGFESNPMGIYRFGIFTLALGPILMVDSIDGVRSSAPFPPGYMSRSWQCQDSINVPSSRNSFTANYQVKFCDQILPTMLVEVEFKPLRIEISQPICEMCDVNMSTLYCESDKAHLCASCDEFHHSSTRLLSKHQRVPVSQSPYQFGFCPHHSTERIDSVCMNCYISLCPHCILIGQHSSGDAAEHILISTTDAIRMAYSGVSQSDLELNRRKKQLADYLSGRHNHINDIRSNYDEIQERIEIASKSLLQQLSSLRERKISFIMSIKRQLLTELLLIEWMEAFFAHLRLALLPSDFLVYSHRHDLVCSHFFGGKSNIVVSNEVLPSWILEKFFVDGGFNVISRLGEADDLLSTLKENQDELEDKESGDSKQNNENIDSINALKNKLEKVNEVNKEKTVSIDETKKLNKNAVAKWEDFDIGEVSNKNICSLSGKNLPIEQKLLTSEEYNACKLPSLGIKQHNKEEDLNHDSCTRYPELRKTKLTPQMKDLVEKLNPKSRNLHEYYYSKYDVDDLVENIVSCMKKKMEGATKTDKDDEIIWINVNNSENNINTTVDNILLPRDNKTTINIWDPSVDRPSDLAKEYWRFLVGYNYELLISLLHSAPSLKRKSLIQDIFDLSIYIQSFDHLFYSLFHFEINFLSNIPIDTILISSSVINDFFHIMLKANSLTKNDRSFLVQYIQIVMINILNKQDGPYANHIGKTLNKSNVDNKKLVLEQYELDKDLIKFEESILEITEHFIKQITSLDINAIPNTLRGILYGIIDIIDSISSEAHMRKSKENNLNHLPSRSQKVITYCTNGSISFCCQILLNHYIIPRISNIIASLNYSLKDNNINNDGTSKNESGIVITKKTDIIARIQCFRRALSAISIYIWEPSTKNTPEKNLNNLECKYRELGLLVFSWLQNIFNKPRLVSPITFNTIGMPERGINSVNNIKNYMIWLDNALRNDQLKSDGGMGQKEILSCQYFEELLSLAIKG, from the coding sequence agaaatagaaCTACTAAAACCTTACTAACAATGTTTGAAGAAAAAGTCTTTGATATTATACCAGAACTTATTGATGATGCATTTGTGTTAACTAGATGCGAATATATGATTCAACTTTCATATTACACTCCAGACTTACATGTTACTAGAGGATGGTCTTTAATAACAAAAGAACAAAGAgaaagatttaataaatatgcATCAAATTTAGGAGGTCATGTAATACAATGCATATATGAATTATCTGAATTACCAAATAATCAGAATTTTGACAATATTTTTGGtgaaaacaaaataacAGTAAACTCAAAAAATATGGTTTTTAAGAGTGGAGCATTACCACCTCCAAAGGgatttgaatcaaatccTATGGGTATTTATagatttggaatatttacTCTAGCATTAGGACCAATTTTAATGGTAGATAGTATTGATGGAGTAAGATCTTCAGCTCCTTTTCCTCCAGGATATATGTCTAGATCATGGCAATGTCAAGACTCTATAAATGTTCCATCAAGTAGAAATTCATTTACAGCTAATTATCAAGTAAAATTTTGTGATCAAATACTACCAACAATGCTTGTAGAAGTTGAATTTAAACCACTTAGAATAGAGATTTCACAACCAATCTGTGAAATGTGTGATGTTAATATGTCAACTCTATATTGTGAATCAGATAAAGCTCATCTTTGTGCATCATGTGATGAATTCCATCATTCTTCCACTAGATTACTCTCAAAACATCAAAGAGTACCAGTATCACAAAGTCCTTATCAATTTGGTTTTTGTCCACACCATTCAACAGAAAGAATTGACTCAGTTTGTATGAATTGTTATATATCATTATGTCCACATTGTATATTAATAGGGCAACATTCATCTGGAGATGCAGCTGAGcatatattaatatctaCAACAGATGCAATAAGAATGGCATATTCAGGAGTATCACAAAGTGATTTAGAGCtaaatagaagaaaaaaacaattGGCAGATTACTTATCAGGTAGGCATAACcatattaatgatattagATCAAATTATGATGAAATAcaagaaagaattgaaaTTGCATCTAAAAGTCTACTGCAACAATTATCATCACttagagaaagaaaaatctCTTTCATTATGTCAATTAAAAGACAACTTCTTACTGAACTTCTGCTTATTGAGTGGATGGAAGCATTTTTTGCTCATCTAAGATTAGCTCTTTTACCTTCAGATTTTCTTGTATATTCACACAGGCATGATTTGGTATGCAGTCACTtttttggcgggaaatcaaatattgttGTTAGTAATGAAGTTTTACCAAGTTGGATTTTAGAAAAGTTCTTTGTGGATGGTGGGTTTAATGTCATATCAAGATTGGGAGAAGCCGATGATTTATTGAGCACTTTGAAAGAGAACCAAGACGAATTAGAAGATAAGGAAAGTGGAGATAGtaaacaaaataatgaGAACATTGATTCTATCAATGCATTAAAGAATAAACTCGAGAAAGTGAATGAagttaataaagaaaaaactgTCAGCATTGATGAAactaaaaaattaaataaaaatgctGTAGCTAAATGGgaagattttgatattGGTGAAGttagtaataaaaatatttgcaGTTTGAGCGGGAAAAACTTGCCCATagaacaaaaattattaacgtcagaagaatataatgcatgcaaattaCCGTCATTGGGAATAAAACAGCACAATAAAGAAGAGGATCTTAATCATGATTCATGTACAAGATATCCAGAGTTAAGAAAGACTAAATTAACGCCACAAATGAAAGATCTAGTTGAGAAATTGAATccaaaatcaagaaatctacatgaatattattattcaaaatatgatGTTGATGATTTAGTTGAAAATATAGTATCATgtatgaagaaaaaaatggaaGGAGCTACAAAAACAGataaagatgatgaaattatttggattaatgtaaataatagtgaaaataatattaatactactgttgataatatattattaccTAGAGATAATAAAACAACAATTAATATATGGGATCCAAGTGTAGATAGACCTTCTGATTTAGCAAAAGAATATTGGAGGTTTTTGGTTGGCTATAATTATgagttattaatatctttacTTCATTCAGCACCATCTTTAAAGAGGAAAAGTCTAATTCaagatatttttgatttatcaatatatatacaaTCATTTGATCATTTATTTTACTCCCTATTTCactttgaaattaatttcttgaGTAATATTCCAATTGATACAATTTTGATCTCTTCATCTgtaattaatgatttcttTCATATTATGTTAAAAGCTAATAGTTTAACTAAAAATGATAGATCGTTTTTGGtacaatatattcaaattgtaatgataaatatattgaataaacAAGATGGTCCTTATGCAAATCATATTGGtaaaactttaaataaaagtaatgTTGATAACAAAAAGTTAGTATTAGAACAATATGAATTAgataaagatttaataaaatttgaagagagtattttagaaataactgaacattttattaaacaaataaCTTCATTGGATATTAATGCAATTCCTAATACATTAAGAGGTATTTTATATGGTATCATTGATATAATTGATTCTATAAGTAGTGAAGCTCATATGAGGaaatcaaaagaaaataatttaaatcatttacCTTCAAGAAGTCAAAAAGTAATAACTTATTGTACAAATGgttcaatttcattttgttgtcaaattctattaaatcattatataattccaagaatatcaaatattattgcctctttaaattattcattaaaagataataatattaataatgatggTACAAGTAAAAATGAATCAGGAATAGTTATTACAAAGAAAACTGATATAATTGCTAGAATACAATGTTTCAGAAGAGCTTTAAGCGCTAtttctatatatatatgGGAACCTTCCACTAAAAATACTCCAGAAAAGaatctaaataatttagaatGTAAATATAGAGAATTGGGTTTATTAGTGTTTTCATGGcttcaaaatatatttaacaaACCAAGATTAGTTTCACCAATAACATTTAATACAATTGGTATGCCAGAAAGAGGGATTAATTcagttaataatataaagaattatatGATTTGGTTAGATAATGCCTTAAGAAATGATCAATTAAAGTCTGATGGTGGAATGGGTCAGAAAGAAATTCTCAGTTGTCAGTACTTTGAAGAGCTGCTTTCTTTAGCAATCAAAGGTTAA
- a CDS encoding rab GDI alpha, with protein YYLEQLIKRLNIIMDEKYDVLICGTGLTECIISGLLSTSGKKVLHIDRNSYYGGEAASLNLTTLYQKFRPGTSPPANYGANRDWNVDLIPKFVMASGDLVKILLKTKVTRYLEWQVIEGTYVYQFQKGGLLFNPKFIHKVPATEMEALKSPLLGIMEKNRCRSFFSFVANWSDDDVSKQMGFNRDKNTMKDIYDHFGLSSTTIDFVGHALALYTNDDYINKPCGETLDKIRLYMMSLSRYGKSPFIYPVYGLGGLPEGFSRLCAIHGGTFMLNTNIEKFLYDEQGKVSGVVTSQGKAECKMVICDPSYVLNENDSKPKVKCIGKVLRCICILNSPINDTNDVSSCQIIIPQNELGRKNDIYVMMVSCTHGVALKGKYIAIISTTVETENPLLEINPAIKLLGNSIEEQFFYTSDLYEPIDSGKDDNVFVSKSCDASSHFESLTQDVLRLWKNITGEDLDLTNIPNEDEADGEY; from the coding sequence tattatttggaaCAGTTGATAAAGCgattgaatataataatggaTGAGAAATATGATGTATTGATATGTGGAACAGGACTAACTGAATGTATAATAAGTGGTTTATTATCAACATCAGGAAAAAAAGTTTTACATATTGATAGAAATAGTTATTATGGTGGAGAAGCAGCATCTTTAAATCTAACAACATTGTATCAAAAATTTAGACCTGGTACTTCTCCTCCAGCAAATTATGGAGCTAATAGAGATTGGAATGTTGATCTAATACCAAAGTTTGTAATGGCAAGCGGTGATCTTGTAAAGATActattaaaaacaaaagtAACAAGATATTTAGAATGGCAAGTAATAGAAGGAACTTATGTatatcaatttcaaaaaggAGGATTGTTATTTAATCCAAAATTTATACATAAGGTACCAGCAACAGAAATGGAAGCTTTAAAGAGTCCATTACTGGGTATTatggaaaaaaatagatGTAGATCATTCTTTTCATTTGTAGCCAATTGGTCAGATGACGATGTTTCAAAGCAAATGGGATTCAATAGAGATAAGAACACAATGAAAGATATTTATGATCATTTTGGTTTGTCTTCAACTACAATAGATTTTGTTGGGCATGCTTTAGCTCTATATACAAATGatgattatattaataaaccATGTGGCGAAACTTTAGATAAGATCAGATTATATATGATGAGTCTAAGTAGATATGGTAAATCACCTTTTATATATCCTGTCTATGGTCTTGGAGGTTTACCAGAAGGTTTTTCAAGATTATGTGCAATTCATGGTGGTACCTTTATGTTGaatacaaatattgaaaaatttctATATGATGAACAGGGCAAAGTATCTGGTGTTGTTACATCACAAGGAAAAGCTGAATGTAAAATGGTAATTTGTGATCCATCATACgttttaaatgaaaatgatagTAAACCTAAAGTTAAATGTATTGGTAAAGTTTTACGTTGTATATGTATTTTAAATTCTCCAATTAATGATACTAATGATGTATCTTCATgccaaattattattcctCAAAATGAGCttggaagaaaaaatgatatttatGTTATGATGGTTTCATGTACTCATGGAGTAGCTCTTAAAGGAAAGTACATTGCAATCATATCTACTACCGTTGAAACAGAAAATCCACTTTTGGAAATTAATCCCGCAATAAAACTTTTGGGAAATTCCATTGAAGAACAATTTTTCTATACATCTGACTTATATGAACCTATTGATTCAGGAAAAGATGACAATGTTTTTGTCTCTAAATCTTGTGATGCTTCCTCACACTTCGAATCTCTCACCCAAGATGTATTGAGACTTTGGAAAAATATTACTGGGGAAGATTTGGACCTCACTAATATTCCTAATGAAGATGAAGCAGATGGAGAATACTGA
- a CDS encoding Yer006wp-like. Yjeq GTpase produces IKEKMKIKKSTSKRMPLGRKYKIEKRVSQHKKKMKKIARKSSFIKGKKGRTKELNIPNLWPFKEQMLNEMNDAKERIKQEREEKKKLIKEMKGNKSMMDVNETQNPNVSKLPANLSDFVESALNRQNAFEASKSELEELNMKTLGDPTSSDSSRKAFLRDLRKLIEESDVVLEILDARDPLGFRNVELERSIIAQGKKLVLILSKIDLVPGDVVKEWLTYLRREHPTLAFKSALNSSTEFGVNHSKSSGLNASHDFIKASSVAFGVSPLMSLIKNYSRYNKNSKKSITIGVMGYPNVGKSSLINSLKRGYCVKVGAVAGVTRHLQRIDLDSTTKLIDSPGVVFTGNSQDPSQVLRNTVQLTNVKDYFEPISLLLQKIDHEILLKLYKIPIFNNVSEFLTNVSISRGKLNKGGIPDINSAAMIVLTDWFNGKISYYNFPPQDHSHQNQLEKESITIVSNWSQEFNIDSIYDELDSQIKN; encoded by the coding sequence ataaaagaaaagatgaagataaagaaaagtaCAAGTAAGAGAATGCCTCTTGGGAGGAAATATAAAATAGAGAAAAGAGTTTCACAGCataaaaagaagatgaaaaagATAGCAAGAAAGTCATCATTTATCAAAGGAAAGAAAGGAAGGAccaaagaattaaatataccAAATCTTTGGCCATTTAAAGAACAAATGTTGAATGAAATGAATGATGCGAAGGAAAGAATTAAACAGGAAAGAGAAGAGAAGAAGAAGctaattaaagaaatgaaaGGGAATAAATCTATGATGGATGTGAATGAAACCCAAAATCCAAATGTATCTAAATTACCAGCTAATTTATCTGATTTTGTAGAAAGTGCACTTAACCGTCAAAATGCATTTGAGGCATCAAAATCTGAATTAGAAGAGCTTAATATGAAGACTTTGGGAGATCCAACATCATCAGATTCATCTAGAAAGGCTTTTCTTCGCGATTTAAGGAAGTTAATTGAGGAGTCTGATGTGGTTTTGGAAATTTTGGATGCGAGAGATCCACTAGGTTTTAGAAATGTTGAATTAGAAAGATCTATTATTGCCCaaggaaaaaaattggTTTTAATTTTAAGTAAAATTGATTTGGTTCCAGGTGATGTTGTCAAAGAATGGTTAACTTATTTAAGAAGAGAACATCCAACTTTAGCATTTAAATCCGCATTAAATAGTTCAACAGAATTTGGAGTAAATCATTCAAAAAGTAGTGGATTAAATGCATCACatgattttattaaagcaAGTTCTGTAGCATTTGGTGTTTCACCATTAATGTccttaattaaaaattattcaagatataataaaaattcaaagaaatcCATTACAATAGGTGTTATGGGTTATCCTAATGTAGGTAAatcatctttaattaattctttaaaaagaGGTTATTGTGTTAAAGTTGGAGCTGTTGCTGGAGTAACTAGACATCTACAAAGAATTGATTTGGATTCTACcacaaaattaattgatagCCCAGGAGTTGTATTTACTGGTAATTCTCAAGATCCATCACAAGTTTTGAGAAATACTGTACAATTAACAAATGTTAAAGATTATTTTGAaccaatttcattattattacagAAAATTGATCATGAAATTCTACTTAAACTATATAAAATAcctatatttaataatgtttCTGAATTTTTAACAAACGTATCAATATCTAGAGGCAAACTTAACAAAGGCGGAATTCCTGATATTAACTCTGCTGCAATGATTGTTTTAACTGATTGGTTTAATGGTaaaatttcttattataATTTCCCTCCTCAAGATCATTCTCACCAAAATCAATTAGAAAAAGAGTCTATTACCATAGTTTCTAATTGGTCacaagaatttaatatagaTAGTATATATGATGAACTTGATTCacaaatcaaaaattaa
- a CDS encoding 40S ribosomal protein S2/S5. DSRBD RNA binding domain: ILINLNSIDYLYLASERGGFGKGFGSRGGDRGGRGKGPRGRSRASPAEDELKSWVPVTKLGRLVRDGKINSIEEIYLHSLPIKEHQIVDYFFSGSSQLSEEVMKIMPVQKQTRAGQRTRYKAFVAVGDFNGHIGLGVKCAKEVATAIRGGIIAAKLSLVPVRRGYWGNKIGEPHTVPMKVSGKCGSVLVRLVPAPRGTAIVGAPTTKKMLQFAGVKDCFTSSRGCTKTRGNFMLAIFAALKSTYAYLTPDLWKEYSFTPSPYKQFSDFLAVTNSKVTV; the protein is encoded by the coding sequence atattaattaacttGAATTCTATTGATTACTTATATTTAGCTTCAGAAAGAGGTGGTTTTGGTAAAGGATTTGGATCAAGAGGTGGTGACAGAGGTGGCCGTGGAAAGGGACCACGCGGTAGAAGTCGAGCATCACCAGCTGAAGATGAACTCAAAAGTTGGGTACCAGTAACAAAACTAGGTCGTTTGGTCCGTGATGGAAAGATTAATTCTATTGAGGAAATCTATCTACACTCATTGCCAATCAAAGAACACCAAATTGTTGATTATTTCTTCTCAGGAAGCTCTCAATTATCTGAAGAAGTTATGAAAATTATGCCAGTTCAGAAACAGACACGTGCAGGTCAAAGAACTCGTTACAAGGCTTTTGTTGCTGTTGGAGACTTCAATGGACACATTGGACTTGGAGTAAAATGTGCAAAAGAAGTTGCTACTGCTATTAGAGGTGGAATTATTGCCGCTAAGCTATCATTAGTACCAGTACGTAGAGGCTACTGGGGTAACAAGATTGGTGAACCACATACAGTTCCAATGAAGGTTAGTGGAAAATGTGGTTCAGTACTTGTACGTTTAGTACCAGCCCCAAGAGGTACTGCTATTGTTGGTGCTCCAACTACAAAGAAAATGCTCCAATTTGCAGGTGTTAAGGATTGCTTTACTTCATCCAGAGGATGTACTAAGACCAGAGGTAACTTTATGTTGGCCATTTTTGCCGCATTAAAGAGCACTTATGCTTACCTTACACCTGATTTATGGAAGGAATACTCTTTCACTCCTTCTCCATACAAGCAATTCTCTGATTTCCTTGCTGTAACTAACAGCAAAGTTACCGTCTAA
- a CDS encoding possible ribosomal-protein-alanine acetyltransferase, translating into MISSFEVRKATIDDYFELRNLICDVTRCTETLSREQAEERFRYNTYHPYCLVDTENGRIVGYAGFYIIPHLGRKNDSRIEHVIISKEYRNRGLGRLLCKQIIEDAKNKFNCGRIDLTVESHIAKKLYSSLEFEKVNTEVMRNSFLDLTPKSD; encoded by the coding sequence ATGATCTCTTCCTTTGAAGTAAGAAAGGCTACAATTGatgattattttgaattaagaAACCTAATTTGTGATGTCACCAGATGTACTGAAACTCTGAGTAGAGAACAAGCAGAAGAAAGGTTTAGATATAATACATACCATCCTTACTGCTTGGTAGATACTGAAAATGGTCGAATTGTAGGATATGCTGGCTTTTATATTATTCCTCATTTAGGAAGAAAAAACGATTCCAGAATAGAGCatgtaataatttcaaaagagTATAGAAACAGAGGACTTGGAAGATTACTTTGTAAGCAGATTATTGAGGATGccaaaaacaaatttaattgtGGTCGAATTGATTTAACTGTGGAATCCCATATTGCTAAGAAGCTATATTCTAGccttgaatttgaaaaagtTAATACGGAAGTAATGAGGAACTCTTTTTTAGATCTGACACCAAAATCAGATTAA
- a CDS encoding transporter with signal peptide and 12 transmembrane domains — protein sequence MMKIVESNNEYGSQLVARWMLLVCISLVTMGIMYSNDTLPAIAPFIFDAFEDLYSKEEFEYYYNTLCSLVSVPNLIFPLLAGVLIDTVSLYYLSIVLISFLVLGQFVLTLGFGMKSLTTMLIGRCIFGLGSESSLIAFNSLLIRYFPDWEVALALSICLAIGRIGSVLSDMVSPIIATLFPVYWTFLLGLVLLVFGGISVIANLKKYYLEDLSNESTDNIFNETKTNSHADLISHNEIIKTSKSSYFSQLKFRIVLVGRKIRGLGKLYWYLTILGLLSYSVIMPFNYIAGPLIVETQYKDIPTSTARQYAGIIMSLLYAVSVLVLPILGWIVDRVGERCKLLTISVGFLALAHALMLKLHPAISVTILGFGYTLFATVYWPCISLSVPPTLLGTALGVVTCIQNFGFIVTPIQVAFLHSTFKSYVAVEAFFLLICIMALIVCYIVSRVDIELGGKLDSAPNIVSTTVSNTTDMVLSDLENLIHCKNQNNIGKIKLEELICHKYLKYENGANLSSSRKFVSSSSVSTFDDSSDNSPSESSSFIKSSTFLKNNTLPLADYTVQNLDDSELLSTRSFSFQDDYSKNNQNCEKKLNSNNMKGIVI from the coding sequence atgatgaagattGTAGAAAGTAATAATGAGTATGGCTCACAACTTGTAGCAAGATGGATGCTATTAGTGTGTATAAGCTTAGTTACTATGGGTATTATGTACAGTAATGACACATTGCCAGCAATTGCaccttttatttttgatgcATTTGAAGACCTATATagtaaagaagaatttgagTACTATTATAATACACTATGTTCATTGGTATCTGTTCCAAATCTAATATTTCCACTATTAGCAGGAGTACTCATTGATACGGtttcattatattatttatcaatagTACTTATTTCATTTCTAGTTTTGGGACAATTTGTTCTAACTCTTGGATTTGGAATGAAAAGCCTAACTACAATGTTAATTGGAAGATGTATTTTTGGTTTGGGATCAGAATCATCATTAATTGCTTTCAATTCCCTTTTAATCAGATACTTTCCAGATTGGGAAGTTGCTTTGGCTCTTTCAATATGTTTAGCAATTGGAAGAATTGGATCAGTATTAAGTGATATGGTATCTCCTATTATAGCAACACTATTCCCAGTCTATTGGACTTTTCTATTGGGATTAGTATTATTGGTTTTTGGAGGAATTAGTGTTATTGCAAATCttaaaaagtattatttgGAAGACTTATCAAATGAAAGTACTGATAACATCTTTAATGAAACAAAAACTAATAGTCATGCAGATTTAATTTCtcataatgaaataataaaaaccAGTAAAAGTTCATATTTTAGTCAATTAAAGTTCAGAATTGTTTTAGTTGGAAGAAAAATACGTGGACTTGGGAAATTATATTGGTACTTAACTATATTGGGATTACTATCTTATAGTGTAATTATGccatttaattatattgcAGGACCTTTAATTGTTGAAACTCAATATAAAGATATTCCAACTTCTACTGCAAGACAATATGCTGGTATTATCATGAGCTTATTATATGCAGTTTCTGTATTAGTACTTCCAATATTGGGATGGATTGTTGATCGTGTTGGTGAAAGATGTAAATTACTGACCATTTCTGTTGGATTTCTTGCTCTTGCTCATGCTTTAATGCTTAAATTACATCCTGCAATATCAGTGACTATACTTGGATTTGGATATACACTTTTTGCTACAGTTTATTGGCCATGTATAAGCTTAAGTGTTCCACCAACTTTATTAGGTACTGCTCTCGGTGTAGTAACATGTATACAaaattttggatttattGTTACACCAATTCAAGTTGCATTTCTTCATTCAACCTTTAAATCATATGTTGCAGTTGAAGCATTCTTTTTACTAATATGTATAATGGCACTTATAGTTTGTTATATAGTATCTAGAGTTGATATTGAACTTGGAGGTAAATTGGATTCTGCACCAAATATTGTTTCAACAACAGTTTCAAATACAACTGATATGGTTTTAAGTGATTTGGAGAATCTAATACATTGCAAGAACCAAAACAATATAGGCAAAATTAAGCTTGAGGAACTTATATGTCATAAATACCtcaaatatgaaaatgGTGCAAATTTATCATCTTCTCGTAAATTTGTAAGCTCATCTTCAGTGAGTACCTTTGATGATTCTTCTGATAATTCTCCAAGTGAATCATCTTCATTTATAAAGTCTTCCACATTTCTCAAGAATAATACTCTTCCTTTAGCAGATTATACAGTACAAAACTTGGACGACTCTGAACTATTGTCTACAAGGTCATTTTCATTTCAAGATGATTACTCAAAAAATAACCAAAATTGcgaaaagaaattgaattcaaataatatgaaGGGAAtagttatttaa